The following nucleotide sequence is from Streptomyces leeuwenhoekii.
GTGTCCGCGATACCGGTCGACGCCAGGTAGGCCTCGGCCTTCTTCGCCACGTTCCGCGGGTCACGGGAGTACTGCTCGCCGGTGATCGGGTCGTGGATGAAGAAGTTGACGTTGAGCGTCTTGTCCCGGCGGAACGGGTCGACACGGGCGGTCGACAGGTCCGCGCGCAGCGCCATGTCGGACTCGTGAATGGCCTGGAAACCGCGGATCGAGGAACCGTCGAAGGCGAGCTCCTCGTCCGGGTCGAACGCCTCGGCGGGCACCGTGAAGTGCTGCATGACGCCCGGGAGGTCGCAGAAACGGACATCGATGAACTTGACGTCCTCGTCCGCGATGAACTTCTTGGCCTCGTCGGCGTTCTGGAACATCCAGCTCCTCCTACTCCCGACCGTGCCGCCGGGGTGGTAGATCGTTCGTGCGGCCAGTGCGGGTGGCACACGCTGTGCTCGACCCTAAGGACGGGTGATTTCTCGGGCGTGACCCGTTTGTTTCGCAGAAGTTAACCGGACTTCCCGCCACTGACCCGCCGCACCTTTCCACGGTAGCTCTCGCGTACCCCGCCGTGCCCCGGTCATATCCGGGCGCAGTACCGTGTACGGGTGGACAAGAGGCAAGCAATCGGATCATGGCTGTCCGGGCCGCGCACGGCCATGGAGGACGCCGGGGCCGACTTCGGGTACCGGGGCCGGCAGCTCGGTCTGCCGGAGGAGGGGCCGGGCTCGATCGCCGGTCCCGGGCGGCGGATCGGCGCGCTGGCCGTGGACTGGGCCCTGTGCCTGCTGATCGCATACGGCCTCATCACCGACGGCTACGGCCAGGCGACGTCCAACTGGGCGCTGCTCATCTTCTTCGTCCTGAGCGTCCTGACCGTCGGCACCGTCGGCTTCACCCCGGGCAAGCGGCTGCTCGGCCTGCGGGTCGTCGAGCTCGGCACCGGCCGGGTCAGCCCGCCGCGCGCCCTGCTGCGCTCGGTGCTGCTGTGCCTGGCGGTCCCGGCCCTGATCTGGGACCGCGACGGCCGCGGCCTGCACGACCGGCTGGCGCGCACGGTCGAGGTGCGGCTCTGACCGGCGCTGCTCACGCGTCAAGGGGCGCCCGGATCTCTCCGGGCGCCCCTTTGCACATTGCACGTACGGGGGTGATCAGCGGCCTCTCGGTCCGCCCTTCGGCAGGCGCATGCCCTTCGGCATCGGGCCCTTGGGCAGCGGCATGTTGCTCATCAGGTCGCCCAGCGCGCGCAGCCGGTCGTTGGTCGTGGTGACCTGCGGGCCGGTCAGCACGCGCGGCAGCTTGAGCATGGTGGTGCGCAGCTTCTTCAGCTCCACCTGGCCCTCGCCGGTGCCCACGATCAGGTCGTGGACGGGCACGTCGGCCACGATCCGGTTCATCTTCTTCTTCTCGGCGGCGATCAGGGACTTCACCCGGTTCGGGTTGCCCTCGCCGACCAGCACGATGCCGGCCTTGCCGACCGCGCGGTGCACCACGTCCTGGTTGCGGTTCATCGCCACCGCGGGGGTCG
It contains:
- a CDS encoding RDD family protein is translated as MDKRQAIGSWLSGPRTAMEDAGADFGYRGRQLGLPEEGPGSIAGPGRRIGALAVDWALCLLIAYGLITDGYGQATSNWALLIFFVLSVLTVGTVGFTPGKRLLGLRVVELGTGRVSPPRALLRSVLLCLAVPALIWDRDGRGLHDRLARTVEVRL
- a CDS encoding DUF4191 domain-containing protein, which produces MARKDNAAETANPGRLKQIALTYKMTRRADKKIGLVLAAVGIITFGVFLAIGFLIGHPIYLGILGLLLAFLATAIVFGRRAERAAFGQMEGQPGAAAAVLDNIGRGWTTTPAVAMNRNQDVVHRAVGKAGIVLVGEGNPNRVKSLIAAEKKKMNRIVADVPVHDLIVGTGEGQVELKKLRTTMLKLPRVLTGPQVTTTNDRLRALGDLMSNMPLPKGPMPKGMRLPKGGPRGR